The genomic segment ATGAGTTGCCCGACCAAACCCAAACCCATGACAACCACTGATTCACCGATTTGAATTTCTGCCTGGCGGACGGCGTTCATCGCAATACTTCCAAGGGTTGTAAAACAAGCATCCTGAAACGGCACATTATCCGGCACACGGGCAATCAAATTACGGCCAACGTTGATCGTTTCCCCATGTCCGGTACCCTCGCCGCCATACGCCACTCGTTGGCCCAAGCTGAGATCCAACACCGTAGGATGCTTCTCTACGATAATTCCTGCACCCGAATAGCCCAAAACCGCATATTCAGCGAATTTGGCCCGCACTTCGTGAAATGTGCTAATCGGATCAGTCTTCTGCATAATATTCCAGACTTTTCGAAGATGAGAAGGATTATCGGCGACTTCTTTCATTAAGCTATCGGTGTGAATATCCGCCGTTTCTGTTCCGCTGCTGATGAGCGAATAGAGTGGATGCACCAGCACGTGATTTGAAGAGGGTTTGGGATCGGCTACCTCATCTACAATAATTTCCCTCAAACCTCTACGAATTACTTGTTTCATAGACGGCCCCTTTCCTCTGGATTACCGCTTCCGCAAGAACCTGTGCTCAAACGTTCAGAAGACCGCGCAACAGTGGGCTCGCTGGACACCTCACTCCACGCCAACATCAAACGCCTATCCCAGACGCAACGGATAGCTCGTCATAAAGCAGCCCGAATCGGCTCGCCACATATTCAGCCGAATGGCATTGCTCCACCTGCTTTCTTGCGTGGGCCCCCATGCTTTCCCTGATACTGGGCGCTTTATAGAGTGCGATCATACGACTAGCCAGGCCCTCCACATCGCCAGTTGGCACCAGATGTCCAGTGACACCTTCCGCTACAAGCTCGCGTGTTCCACCGGCATCTGTTGCCACAACCGCTCTCGATGCAGCCATTCCCTCTAAGACAGCATTTGGAAGCCCTTCGGTATCGGACGGAGACACAACCACATCGATTTTCTGAAGCGCCTGGGGCACATTTGTCACTGCCCCCATCAGATGAAACTTCTCACGCAAACCTAATCCTTCGATTAATGCTAAAACCTTTTGGCGCATAGGCCCGTCCCCAATCAAGGCAAACCGCGCATCTGGGCATACCGATGCAACTATCTGAGCGGCCCTCACAAACATGAGATGCCCTTTTTCAGGTCTCAAGTTAGCGACAACGGCGAATATGACCGGCTGAGAATCGCATTCTCCAGAATGCTGTAGGGTATGATGCGGAATAGAAAAGCGAGATAAGTCGAGTCCGTTTTTAATCACGATGATGCGCTCCATGGGCAGAGTACCATCTTCCACCAATCGACTCTTGATCGCCTCAGCGTTTGCGACCACGCGCATCGCCAATCGGAGACTCCACCGCTCGGCGCGAACTTGCCAAACCGTACGCTTGACCCCATGATCTCGCCGACTTCCCACTGTGATTGGAACTCCCGCCAAGCGAGCCAGCGGAAGTCCAAAGACGTTTGTATAGAGGTCGAACGTCTGGACGATTTGAATCTTCGCCTTTTTAAGAAAGGCAATAAACGCGGCCGCTTGCCGAACAGCGTTGAGATTAGCAAGCCCCGTCAGAGGAAATGCTGGAACCTCTCCCACGTCCAATGGGAGCTGATCCAACAGCGGCCCCTCTCGGTCGAAACAGGCA from the Nitrospira sp. genome contains:
- a CDS encoding glycosyltransferase — encoded protein: MPKRRVLVFTNSFRIGGSEGQALQLIKHLNRSLFEVHVACFDREGPLLDQLPLDVGEVPAFPLTGLANLNAVRQAAAFIAFLKKAKIQIVQTFDLYTNVFGLPLARLAGVPITVGSRRDHGVKRTVWQVRAERWSLRLAMRVVANAEAIKSRLVEDGTLPMERIIVIKNGLDLSRFSIPHHTLQHSGECDSQPVIFAVVANLRPEKGHLMFVRAAQIVASVCPDARFALIGDGPMRQKVLALIEGLGLREKFHLMGAVTNVPQALQKIDVVVSPSDTEGLPNAVLEGMAASRAVVATDAGGTRELVAEGVTGHLVPTGDVEGLASRMIALYKAPSIRESMGAHARKQVEQCHSAEYVASRFGLLYDELSVASGIGV